The proteins below are encoded in one region of Triticum aestivum cultivar Chinese Spring chromosome 1B, IWGSC CS RefSeq v2.1, whole genome shotgun sequence:
- the LOC123092345 gene encoding uncharacterized protein → MGSQSQQPPSPPPPPEPTSISSLTDDLLREIFLRLPDLPTLVRAAFTCRPFLCLVRSSPAFRRRFRELHAPPLLALLLTPYMHAVIPSASRSPDPDTTAFFADLLRDGDASEWGTSQIPYSDGYVAFVNRSTDQTASYSPLNIGAPARALNIYPKTPREGIDAWLEFYTLPPDQEDQRPSRVVCVRHDRSWACARVAVFSSHAMKWQIFPESGGFAAWGRPIPKLANGFICWLQSKNCILALNTVTFQFSRMYLPPPLIALYIFYSFELGQTKDGNLYIVHVKEFTLSVWLWTPDDEGIERFMLHKMSQLHTVVKEITKRSVLDNADIGEHMNVTDGFVYLCVIYDRDMKSSSVWFLSFCLETAEVKLLFEKTRGMHWPADPYIMAWPPSLMHDKGDSETEVARDTVGDDGPVGTEEASPVLFTALQSFKEALIDDDNVKFVEMDAFLLDDEISSLLNKISTLEAGLAAGRDCVLRRGAHSNIYGEGMERSWWEMCKGMLGRVSSHFFAN, encoded by the exons ATGGGCTCCCAGTCCCAAcagccaccctcgccgccgccgccgcccgagccgacCAGCATTAGCTCTTTGACCGACGACCTCCTCCGTGAGATCTTCCTCCGCCTACCGGACCTCCCGACCCTTGTCCGCGCGGCTTTCACCTGCCGCCCCTTCCTCTGCCTGGTCCGCTCCTCCCCGGCCTTCCGCCGCCGCTTCCGCGAGCTCCACGCGCCGCCTCTCCTCGCCCTCTTGCTCACACCCTACATGCACGCCGTCATCCCTTCCGCCAGCCGCAGCCCCGACCCAGACACCACTGCCTTCTTCGCTGATTTACTCAGAGACGGCGACGCCTCCGAGTGGGGGACTTCCCAAATTCCCTACTCCGACGGGTACGTTGCCTTCGTCAACCGGAGCACCGATCAGACTGCCTCCTACAGCCCCCTGAATATTGGAGCGCCGGCGCGGGCCCTGAATATCTACCCCAAGACGCCCCGCGAAGGCATCGATGCCTGGCTCGAGTTCTACACGCTCCCTCCTGACCAAGAGGACCAGAGGCCATCCCGTGTGGTCTGTGTCCGTCACGATCGCTCATGGGCGTGCGCGCGTGTGGCCGTCTTCTCATCTCACGCCATGAAGTGGCAGATCTTCCCTGAGTCCGGGGGGTTTGCTGCATGGGGGCGCCCGATTCCTAAGCTCGCCAATGGGTTCATCTGTTGGTTACAGAGCAAAAACTGCATTCTCGCTCTCAACACCGTCACCTTTCAGTTCTCCCGAATGTATCTGCCACCGCCCTTGATAGCGCTATACATATTCTACAGCTTTGAGCTTGGTCAAACCAAGGATGGGAACCTGTATATCGTACATGTGAAGGAATTCACGCTTTCTGTTTGGCTCTGGACGCCCGATGATGAGGGCATCGAGAGATTTATGCTGCACAAGATGTCTCAATTGCACACAGTTGTTAAGGAGATCACTAAGCGTTCAGTCCTGGATAATGCTGACATTGGAGAGCATATGAACGTCACTGATGGGTTTGTGTACCTGTGTGTTATCTATGACAGGGATATGAAATCTTCTTCTGTGTGGTTCCTATCCTTTTGCCTGGAAACAGCAGAGGTGAAGTTGCTCTTCGAGAAAACACGTGGTATGCATTGGCCTGCTGATCCATACATCATGGCCTGGCCTCCTTCCTTGATGCACGACAAG GGGGATTCAGAAACTGAAGTTGCCAGGGACACTGTTGGAGATGATGGTCCTGTGGGCACGGAAGAAGCTTCCCCTGTCCTCTTCACGGCATTGCAGTCATTCAAAGAAGCTTTGATTGATGATGACAACGTAAAATTTGTGGAGATGGATGCCTTCTTACTTGATGATGAGATTAGCTCCCTTTTGAACAAAATCTCTACTTTAGAAGCAGGATTAGCAGCTGGGAGAGACTGTGTGTTGAGAAGAGGTGCTCATTCCAATATCTACGGGGAAGGGATGGAAAGGAGTTGGTGGGAAATGTGCAAGGGGATGTTGGGGAGAGTTTCTTCCCACTTCTTTGCCAATTGA